A window of Maioricimonas rarisocia genomic DNA:
TGTAGGGAGCGAGCGGGCCTTCGTGGAATGTCAGCTGCAGCTCGGGGTTCGGCTCGTCGTAGTCGACGATCCCGAACCAGAACTGCGCCGTCCCCTGACCGCCGGAGTACGTCGCCATGTAGTTCATCCGCTCGGTGTCTTCGATGACGTAGGGGACGAGGTGTTCGGCGTACGTGTCGGCGTAATTGTGCAGGGCGAGCGTGATCTGCTTGAGCCGGTTACGGCACTGCGTGCGACGGGCCGCTTCCCGCGCCTGCTGCACGGCGGGAAGAAGCAGGGCAATCAGGATCGCGATGATCGCGATCACGACGAGCAGTTCAATCAGTGTGAATCCGCGTCGGCGCGGACCGCTCCCGGCAAGGAGCTGAAGCATTCGGCGCATGACCAATCCTCGTTGTCATGGACTCCCTCCCGTCATGCGGGAGATCCGACAGCCGTGCGGAAGACAGCATGCACCACCAGAACGCGGGGGATATCCCGGTCTTCTGGCGGTCGGCAAAGCATCGGTGCGGCTGCCCGAGTTCGTTCTCAGGGCACGCCGGCACGGTCGCTCAGCGGCGCAGCTCTTTTCCACGAAAGGCCGTCGGTGGTGCGAAGCCTGGGCAGGTCTTCTGGCTCTCGGATCGTTCTACTTGCTGCGCCTTCCCGCACCGAACACCCCGCAGGGCTTCTGGCAGTGGCATGCTGCAGCGTTCGTCCCCGATTACAGCGGCGGGACCGCGACGGACTTTCACCGTCTTCCCTATTCTTCCCTGCACCCCAAGTGGAGGGACACCCAACTTCAGGCGGCATGCTATCGCAGTTCGATGGCCTGTCAACGTCCGGCCCCGTTTCCCTCAGCCAACCAAGCGATCTCCTTGCTGCCGGCAACTTGCCAGCCTCGATAGCAACCGCTAACCTGCCTGCGGCTTGTGGATTTGAGGAATCATGGTCGAAGCGCTTCAGGATCCCAACCGGATCGTCATCACCGGTGTGGGGCTCACTGCCCCGAACGGCAACTCTCTGCAGGAGTTCCGTACCGCCCTGCTGGAAGGTCGGTCCGGCGTCGTTCCGTTCGAAACGCGGTACATGCCTCCCGTGCTGGCGGGTGTCTGCGATTTCGACGAGTTCCGGTATCAGAAACGGAAAGAGCGGCGGCGCGGCACCCGCGCTGGCTCGATCTCCATCTATTGCGCCAACGAGGCGGTCGCCGACTCCGGCCTGGACTGGGAAAACGTCCGCAGGGACCGCGTCGGTGTCTACCTCGGGACAACCGAGCACGGAAACGTCGAGACCGAAAGCGAGATCTACGAGATCAAGCAGTTCGACTACGACACCTCCTGCTGGTCGCATCACCACAATCCGCGAACTGTCGCCAACAACCCGGCCGGCGAAGTCACGCTGAACATGAAGATTACCGGCCCGCACCTGACGGTCGGCGCCGCCTGTGCCGCGGGAAATGCCGGCTTCATCCAGGCGGTCCAGATGCTTCGCCTCCGCGAGGTGGACATTGCCGTCGCGGGCGGGATTTCCGAGAGCATTCACACCTTCGGCATCTTTGCCGGTTTCCGCAGCCAGGGAGCCCTGGCTCACCACGAGGATCCGGCGAAGGCGTCGCGACCATTCGACGTGGACCGGAACGGCATCGTCGTGGCCGAGGGAGGCGGCATCTGCACGCTCGAGCGGCTGCCGGATGCTCTCGCCCGTGGTGCTAAGATCTACGCCGAAGTCGTCGGCTACGCGATGAACTCCGACGCCCGCGATTTCGTGCTGCCCGATTCGAACCGGCAGGCCGAATGCATCCGCCTTGCTCTCGACCGAGCTGGCCTGAGTGCTGAGGATATCGACCTGGTCAGCAGTCACGCGACGGCGACCGAGCAGGGAGATATCGAAGAGTGCCGGGCCCTGCGGGAAGTGTTCGGTGATCGCCCCTCACTGGCGATCAACAACACAAAGAGTTTCATCGGTCACGCGATGGGGGCGGCCGGAGCGGTCGAACTGCTCGGTAACGTGCCTGCCTTTGAGGACCAAACGGCCCACGCTACAATCAATCTCGATCAGCAGGATTCCCGCTGCGAATTGCGGCAGATCGTCGCAAATTCCCCACGTCGGATGGAACGGGTGGAGCACATCCTCAATAATTCCTTCGGCATGCTCGGGATCAATTCGGTGCTGATCGTCCGAAAGTTCCCTGCCGAGCACGGTGGACGCTACGAATGAGTGTCCGCCCGGCCTGCGGATGATGTCTCCCGTTGCGATGCAG
This region includes:
- a CDS encoding beta-ketoacyl-[acyl-carrier-protein] synthase family protein; its protein translation is MVEALQDPNRIVITGVGLTAPNGNSLQEFRTALLEGRSGVVPFETRYMPPVLAGVCDFDEFRYQKRKERRRGTRAGSISIYCANEAVADSGLDWENVRRDRVGVYLGTTEHGNVETESEIYEIKQFDYDTSCWSHHHNPRTVANNPAGEVTLNMKITGPHLTVGAACAAGNAGFIQAVQMLRLREVDIAVAGGISESIHTFGIFAGFRSQGALAHHEDPAKASRPFDVDRNGIVVAEGGGICTLERLPDALARGAKIYAEVVGYAMNSDARDFVLPDSNRQAECIRLALDRAGLSAEDIDLVSSHATATEQGDIEECRALREVFGDRPSLAINNTKSFIGHAMGAAGAVELLGNVPAFEDQTAHATINLDQQDSRCELRQIVANSPRRMERVEHILNNSFGMLGINSVLIVRKFPAEHGGRYE